A stretch of the Aphis gossypii isolate Hap1 chromosome 2, ASM2018417v2, whole genome shotgun sequence genome encodes the following:
- the LOC114121907 gene encoding dymeclin, whose protein sequence is MGAGSSHGELADNDCLLRLAGELEITIDDPFWDTFLTFSLNPPTCSQDDKMLTDRLKSICESLVVNNRNTSNFKTLIRLLLDKADFQKLEAEENNILRWQVFNGLFIARYFLKYLVQNSKEIEIINQFELQTDGIEVALGDRKEYAVPEDLNETTSFKFLSLLVKIVSELKVTDSTYSIHLESLNCIIVVLSIQMYTIQTSSSLIIYRIFMENIDAVKLSKALLQRYTEQIKPPVLSGGGIFYGLASNLWNILTLSTNVPVQTNQSPLSSLSISVLLILINHCTSPPPPKGNPYRTCISSLSDNLVVIYQFLGDNPDAPLSEEKTLLLYHLIHCNPSFKSFLLARTDIEVVLIPLLRTIYNTQSSRFQHMYMALIVLLILTEDQLFNKTVHSIILKGATWYQERVVSEISLGGLIILVTTRTAQYNLLKMRDKYLHINCFAALANMSSQFNQLHPYVCQRMLSLYEVLSKTFLRSPNQDMSAIDEALRIVLEVINSCLSNQLIHNPNLVYALLYQRKVFEPLKSHEAFHDVIQNIDMVITFFSAKLEREEELLNSSDVNTMLSRVQHWSLQWPRDLMKKFPDLKFKYVEEEKPEEFFGPYVWSLVNILSGINFESTLYKLN, encoded by the exons ATGGGCGCTGGATCGAGTCACGGCGAACTGGCCGACAACGACTGTCTACTGCGGTTGGCCGGTGAGCTGGAGATCACCATAGACGACCCGTTCTGGGACACGTTCCTCACGTTCTCGTTGAACCCGCCGACCTGTAG TCAAGACGATAAGATGTTGACTGATCGTCTCAAGAGCATCTGCGAATCGCTGGTTGTCAACAATAGAAACACTTCCAATTTCAAGACATTGATCAGACTGCTGTTGGACAAAGCCGATTTCCAAAAGTTAGAAGCCGAAGAAAA CAATATTTTACGGTGGCAAGTATTCAATGGTCTGTTTATTGCTCGGTATTTCCTCAAATATCTTGTTCAAAACTCAaaagaaattgaaattatcAATCAATTTGAGCTACAAACCG ATGGAATTGAAGTAGCATTAGGTGATCGAAAAGAGTACGCTGTTCCAGAAGATTTAAATGAGACAACATCATTCAAGTTTTTATcacttttagttaaaattgtttctgAATTAAAAGTAAC ggaTTCTACCTATTCGATTCACCTAGAgagtttaaattgtattatagttgttttatCTATTCAAATGTATACCATCCAAACGTCTAGTAGTCTCATTATATACAG aatattcatGGAAAATATTGATGCTGTAAAATTGTCAAAAGCATTGTTACAAAGGTATACAGAGCAAATTAAGCCACCTGTGTTATCAGGAGGTGGCATTTTCTATGGATTAGCTT CAAACTTATGGAACATATTGACATTGAGTACTAATGTTCCTGTTCAAACAAATCAGAGTCCTTTAAGTTCATTGTCAATTAgtgtgttattaatattaattaatcactGCACATCACCGCCGCCTCCGAAAGGAAATCCATATCGTACCTGTATTTCTTCGCTGTcag ACAATCTTGTAGTTATATACCAATTTTTGGGTGATAATCCAGATGCTCCATTAAGCGaagaaaaaactttattattgtaccaTTTGATACATTGTAACCCtagttttaaatcatttcTCTTGGCTCGCACTGATATTGAAGTAGTG TTGATTCCACTTTTGAgaacaatttacaatacacaGAGCAGTCGATTTCAGCATATGTATATGGCCCTTATTGTACTGCTGATACTGACAGAAGATCAACTCTTCAACAAAACCGtccatagtattatattgaaagGTGCTACTTGGTATCAAGAAAGAGTGGTGTCTGAAATATCTCTAGGAGGTCTTATTATTTTGGTCACTACAAGAACAgcacaatataatttgttaaaaatgagA gaTAAATACTTACACATTAATTGTTTTGCGGCATTAGCAAACATGTCATCACAATTTAATCAATTGCATCCATATGTTTGTCAAAGAATGTTGAGTCTATATGAGGTGctatcaaaaacatttttgagaaGTCCAAATCAAgat ATGAGTGCCATTGATGAAGCATTACGTATAGTACTAGAAGTGATAAATTCATGTCTATCAAATCAACTGATACACAACCCTAATTTAGTGTATGCTCTTCTCTACCAACGCAAAGTGTTTGAGCCATTGAAGAGCCATGAAGCATTCCATGATGTCATCCAGAACATAGATATGGTCATAACATTCTTTTCAGCAAAACTCGAACGTGAagaagaattattaaattcatctgATGTAAATACAATGTTGTCCCGAGTACAACATTGGTCCCTTCAATGGCCCAGAGATCTCATGAag AAATTCCCAGatcttaaattcaaatatgtgGAGGAAGAGAAACCCGAGGAATTTTTTGGTCCATATGTTTGGTCATTGGTTAACATATTGTCTGGTATTAACTTTGAATCAACTctctataaattgaattaa